The genomic DNA ACAGCGCCGTCGCGAACATCGTCAAAGAACTGGCACACCATCAAGAGTTGCATCAAATTGCTCTCGAAACGAAACAAACACCGTATGGCATCCATTTGACTTACAAGGACATCGAGACAGAAAACATCGAACAGGAGATCAAAGAAACGGTCCTGTTCAACGCAACCTACCTGTTTGTCCTCGTCGATAACGTGGACCGGATTACCTTTACCTTCCCGGACTACGATTATACAGTGACACGGGACCAACTCGAACACTGGTACGGTCAAAACCTCAGCACGATAAAACAGGAGTCCGATGTAAAAAAGCTGCTCCAACACCATTTGAAGTCGGAAACCAAGATCAACCAGTTTTTTGCTGACTGATCCTGAACATGATTTGAGTCAAAAAAGATGGAACATCACTGCGACGTGATGTTCCATCTTTTTGTTGTGTGCCGCTCTTTTGCTGATGTTAAATCCCGTCCGCCATTTCTTCCTTGAAACCAAACCAGAATGTAAACAGGAAACCGAAGACGTACGAGATGACAAGCCCGCCGATGTACGTCAGGTACATCCCGTTATCGATCAACGGTGTCAACGACAGACCGGATACGCCGACGCCAAGCGCTGCTGTCTTCATCGTCGCCTGGAAGGCTCCGCCGACTGCTGCTCCCATACAAGCTGTCAGGAATGGACGGCCGAGCGGTAAGGTGACCCCGTAAAGTAACGGTTCGCCGATACCGAGGAACCCGACCGGAATTGCCCCCTTGATGATGTTGCGCAACCGTTGATTCCGTGTCTTGACGAAAATCGCCATCGCTGCCCCGACTTGCCCGGCTCCCGCCATCGCAAGAATCGGTAGCAGTGCCGTGTTGCCAATCGTATTTAACAGCTCCAAATGAATCGGTGTCAATCCGTGATGGAGACCGACCATGACGAGCGGCAGGAAGAATCCGGCGAGGACGGCACCGGCAAGCGGACCACCGACTTCAAGAATCACGTTGATTGCCTTCATGATGCCGTCAGACAAGACCCCCGCGACCGGCATGATCGCATAGAGTGCCGTAAAGCCGACAATCAAAACAGTAAAGAGTGGTGTAAAGATGATATCAATCGAGACCGGCATGAACCGGCGAATATGTTTTTCCAGATACGTCATCAACCAGGCGGCAAAGATGACCCCAAACAAACCACCCCGACCGACGACTAGCGGTTCACCGTAAATAATTATATCGACAAGTAACGGATTAAATAGAATTCCGCCGGCAATTGCGCCGAGAACCGGTGTGCCACCAAATTCCTTCGCCGTATTCCAACCGACGAGAATCGCTAAGTAGGCAAAGACGGTACTACCGATCAATAACAGAATCTGCATCCACGTTTCTGTCGCATCAACTCCGGCGTTTTTCGCGAAGTTCGCCGCTCCATTGATGATCCCCGACGCGACGAGTCCCGGAATGAGCGGGATGAAGATATTTCCCAAACGGCGTAAAAAACGTTTGAACGGTGACTTTTGTTTGTCCTTCACTTTTTGCCGTTCGATGGCAGCCCGTTCTTCAAACGTCAGATTCTCATCGACCGACTCTTCACCGATTGCAAGCCCCGTCTCACGACTCAAATGATCGGCCACCCGGTTGACCGTTCCTGGTCCAACAACGATTTGCAGGGTCTCGTCATCGATGACCCCCATGACACCGTCAATTTGTTTGAGGGCCTGGATGTCCGCTTTCGTCGGATCTTTCAGCGACAACCGGACACGTGTCATACAATGGGCCAGTTGCCGGAGATTGTCTTTTCCCCCGACATGTTCAAGGATGGCGGATGCGAGCACTTCTTCCTTCTTCATGTTCGTCCCCCCTTAAAGCGCGTCGCGGACGAATCCGTGCGCATGTTGTAATCGTTCGACTGCCTCAGTATACGAAACGTCCGCTAAAATCATGACGATCGCCGTCTTGACGTGACCATTCGCCGATGTGAAATAACGCGCGGCTGTCTCAAGATCAACCCCTGTCGCTTCCACGATCATTCGTTTGGCCCGAATTTCGAGTTTTTCATTCGTCGATTGGACATCGACCATCAAGTTTTGGTAGACCTTCCCGACACCAATCATCGCTGCCGTCGAAATCATGTTCAACACGAGCTTTTGTGCCGTGCCGGCCTTCAGGCGTGTCGAGCCGGTCAAGACTTCCGGTCCGGTTTCGACTTCAATTCGGAAGTCCGCGTGTTCACTGATCGCCGCCTGCTTGTTGCAGGACAGGGCAGCCGTCGTCGCACCGACTTCACGGGCATAGTCCAGACCACCGATCACGTAAGGAGTCCGGCCGCTTGCCGCGATGCCGATGACGGTATCATTCGCCGTCAGCTGAAGTGCCCGTAAATCTTCGACGGCTTTGATCAGTGCCCGTTCGCCCCCGGCGATCAAGCCGACGACCATATCCGGTGAGACCCCGAACGTCGGCACACATTCGGCCGCATCGAGCACACCGAGTCGGCCGCTCGTTCCGGCTCCGATGTAAATCAATCGTCCGCCCGCTTGAAACGATTGAATGACGCAATCGACGACTTGTTTGATGACCGGTATTTCCTGCTGAATGACAGCAGCGACCGTTTGATCCTCCGCATTCATGACCGTCAACATTTCTTCGACCGACATGTCGTCGAGACGCATCGTCTTTTCATTCCGGCGTTCTGTCGCTAATTTCTCTAACATGACCTTCATCCTCTCTGACAACTCCTTTTACTTTCTATTCGAAAAATATAATAACAATTAAAATTAATAATAAATGAAATTTAATTTCAAAAAGAGTCAATAGGGAAAGCCCAATCGGATTGATTGAGCTTACCTATTCCCTACGTCCTTACCGGTTCCAGTTGCGGAACCCATCCCCAAACTCGAGGTGAAGTTTGTTCCGGAACGTACCGTCTTTGAACTTCGGTACATCAACCGGCAGTTTTCCTTGTGGTTTCACTTCACCAAAGATGGCGCGGATTCCTGCCGGTAAATTCGGTCCGGCTGATTTCGTGTTCCCGGCTTCCGAGTCCGGACCATTGGGATCTCCCTTAAAGCCGTAGACAAGCAGTTGCGCTTTCGCGTCCGGTTGCACGGCGACATCATAAGGGTTTCGGAGACTGAGCAGAACGGACGGTGTTTTTGTGCGTTTCGCCTGACGGAACACTTCCGCCGGAACATAATGGTCCGCCGATGTCGCTTTCAGCTTGTCACTGTTGTTAACGTTTGAGCCGACGATGATGTAGTCCGCAGCTGCGATCTTTTCTTGCAGATTCGGATTTTGCTCCAGATGCGGCGTCGACGCCGTATAATTTTCTGTCAATATGTTCACGTGTTTCAAATTGCCCGCGTTTTTCTCAAGCGACTGGATTGTCTTGACCATACTGTCCGTCTGATCTTTTGCCGGTGACAGGACCAGGATCGTCTCCCCTTTTTTGGGTTTGAACGGTAATGTTTTCTTGTCATTTTTGACGAGCGTGACCGCCGCTTCCGTCATTTTCCGCTCAAGTGCCTTATGTTCCGGACTGCCGACAATTGTTTTCGCTTGTGCCAGTTTTTCATCGAGCGTGACCGGTGTGTCCGTTTCATTCCAAATGCCGCGTGTTGCTTTTAACGTCAAAATCCGCGAGACAGACTGATCGATGTCCGCTTCCGACAGCTCACCGCTTTCGACAGCTTCGATCACATCGTCAAAAATCGTCTCGAGTTTCGTCACGTCTTGTGTCGACCGGAGAATCGTCGGCATCAAGGCGATATCGACGCCGGCTTTAAACGTTTTGATGACGGCTTCCGACTCCGTGAAGTTGTCAGCAATCGCCTGCATGTTCAAGGCATCGGTAATGACAAGTCCCTGATACCCAAGCTCTTCCCGCAAGACGCCGGTGATGACGTCATCTGATAACGTCGCCGGTAACGGGAACGTGCCTTGTGTCGATTCGACGACCTCATCCTCGATCTGCGGCATCCCGATATGTCCCGTCATAACCATATCGATTCCTTCGGCAATCGCCCGTTTAAACGGAATCAGTTCCAGCCGTTTCAGTTCGGCCAGTGATTTATCGACGACCGGCAAGCCGTAATGCGAGTCAACTGCCGTATCCCCGTGTCCCGGGAAGTGTTTTGCCGTCGCAGCGACTCCTTGCTTCTGAATGCCTTGCGTCATGGCCGAGCCCAGTTCCCCAACCAGGTTCGGATCACTTGAAAACGAACGAACACCGATGACGGGATTGCCCGGATTGTTGTTGACGTCCAGGACCGGACCAAAGTTGACATTGATGCCGAGTGCATGCAATTCGGAGCCGATGATTCCTCCTGCCGCCTCAGCGTAGGATGCACTGCGAGTCGCTCCAAGTGCCATATTACCCGGCAAATTCGTTCCCGTTCCGAGTCGTGTCACGATGCCACCTTCTTGGTCAATCGTCACGAACAACGGGATATCGTTGCTTGTATCCTGCTTGACGACCTCCTGCAAGTCATGGACCAGTTTCGTTGTCTGCTCCGTCTCGCTGACATTTTCCGCAAACAGGATGACGCCCCCTAAATCAAACCGGTCGATGACCCGTCCGACTTCCGGTGCCAGCTTCGTATGATTGACCCCGTCCCATAACCGGAAATCCGGCATGATCATTTGTCCGATCTTCTG from Exiguobacterium sibiricum 7-3 includes the following:
- a CDS encoding glycoside hydrolase family 3 protein gives rise to the protein MGQKLNWTATLGLTTALLAASLPMQPVAAETTPSVTERVDAQLEQMTLEQKIGQMIMPDFRLWDGVNHTKLAPEVGRVIDRFDLGGVILFAENVSETEQTTKLVHDLQEVVKQDTSNDIPLFVTIDQEGGIVTRLGTGTNLPGNMALGATRSASYAEAAGGIIGSELHALGINVNFGPVLDVNNNPGNPVIGVRSFSSDPNLVGELGSAMTQGIQKQGVAATAKHFPGHGDTAVDSHYGLPVVDKSLAELKRLELIPFKRAIAEGIDMVMTGHIGMPQIEDEVVESTQGTFPLPATLSDDVITGVLREELGYQGLVITDALNMQAIADNFTESEAVIKTFKAGVDIALMPTILRSTQDVTKLETIFDDVIEAVESGELSEADIDQSVSRILTLKATRGIWNETDTPVTLDEKLAQAKTIVGSPEHKALERKMTEAAVTLVKNDKKTLPFKPKKGETILVLSPAKDQTDSMVKTIQSLEKNAGNLKHVNILTENYTASTPHLEQNPNLQEKIAAADYIIVGSNVNNSDKLKATSADHYVPAEVFRQAKRTKTPSVLLSLRNPYDVAVQPDAKAQLLVYGFKGDPNGPDSEAGNTKSAGPNLPAGIRAIFGEVKPQGKLPVDVPKFKDGTFRNKLHLEFGDGFRNWNR
- a CDS encoding DUF4825 domain-containing protein, giving the protein MKRILIPFLSIACLVLIWNGYSQHADSKTDLFQHKHSSVGDNSAVANIVKELAHHQELHQIALETKQTPYGIHLTYKDIETENIEQEIKETVLFNATYLFVLVDNVDRITFTFPDYDYTVTRDQLEHWYGQNLSTIKQESDVKKLLQHHLKSETKINQFFAD
- a CDS encoding PTS transporter subunit EIIC yields the protein MKKEEVLASAILEHVGGKDNLRQLAHCMTRVRLSLKDPTKADIQALKQIDGVMGVIDDETLQIVVGPGTVNRVADHLSRETGLAIGEESVDENLTFEERAAIERQKVKDKQKSPFKRFLRRLGNIFIPLIPGLVASGIINGAANFAKNAGVDATETWMQILLLIGSTVFAYLAILVGWNTAKEFGGTPVLGAIAGGILFNPLLVDIIIYGEPLVVGRGGLFGVIFAAWLMTYLEKHIRRFMPVSIDIIFTPLFTVLIVGFTALYAIMPVAGVLSDGIMKAINVILEVGGPLAGAVLAGFFLPLVMVGLHHGLTPIHLELLNTIGNTALLPILAMAGAGQVGAAMAIFVKTRNQRLRNIIKGAIPVGFLGIGEPLLYGVTLPLGRPFLTACMGAAVGGAFQATMKTAALGVGVSGLSLTPLIDNGMYLTYIGGLVISYVFGFLFTFWFGFKEEMADGI
- the murQ gene encoding N-acetylmuramic acid 6-phosphate etherase, producing MLEKLATERRNEKTMRLDDMSVEEMLTVMNAEDQTVAAVIQQEIPVIKQVVDCVIQSFQAGGRLIYIGAGTSGRLGVLDAAECVPTFGVSPDMVVGLIAGGERALIKAVEDLRALQLTANDTVIGIAASGRTPYVIGGLDYAREVGATTAALSCNKQAAISEHADFRIEVETGPEVLTGSTRLKAGTAQKLVLNMISTAAMIGVGKVYQNLMVDVQSTNEKLEIRAKRMIVEATGVDLETAARYFTSANGHVKTAIVMILADVSYTEAVERLQHAHGFVRDAL